The following proteins come from a genomic window of Streptomyces liliiviolaceus:
- a CDS encoding condensation domain-containing protein, which translates to MAGETPVTRHQRVLCRLVADVLGVSDVGIDDGFVALGGDSIIAMQLVSRARKAGLRITVGDVLTRRDMAALAQTATTLDREPAPVADSGVGPVVTTPIMHWLRERGGVLDTYNQFAVLRTPAGLTQPRLIAMTQALLDHHDVLRLRLSVPDDGADWALETLPAGAVDAGSAVRRTDVAGRSEQDVAALVRQESDAARDRLRPREGNVLQAVWFDAGPDRRGLLALVVHHLAVDSISWRVLAADLATAWRAVEKGAAIALDPVPASFRRWSQVLAEQAHTRTAVAELPGWLERLRPGAARFGDRPRVPGQDLESRDRSFTESLPAEFTEALLTTVPSLFNAGVNDVLLAGLALALGDWHRARGTAGDGTALLHLEGHGREDALAEVDLSRTVGWFTSLFPIRLDLGEPDMAEVHAAGPAVGDAVKRIKEQVRGVPDKGVRYSLLRYLNPQTGALLKEAAQPEFVFNYLGRFEVADDADWSVVPEYGTGLDDTGSGMPMAHSIEVNAATVDRADGPELRATWAWADSVVSEADTRELADAWFRMLRTLVAHAREPGAGGLTPSDLTLSSLSQHELEEIESDLRAF; encoded by the coding sequence GCACGGAAGGCCGGTCTGCGGATCACCGTCGGCGACGTGCTGACACGGCGGGACATGGCGGCGCTGGCGCAGACGGCCACCACGCTGGACCGGGAGCCGGCGCCCGTCGCGGACAGCGGGGTGGGGCCGGTCGTCACCACGCCCATCATGCACTGGCTCCGGGAACGCGGCGGTGTGCTCGACACCTACAACCAGTTCGCGGTCCTGCGCACCCCGGCGGGGCTGACGCAGCCCCGGCTGATCGCGATGACACAGGCCCTGCTCGACCACCACGACGTCCTGCGCCTGCGGCTGTCCGTGCCCGACGACGGGGCGGACTGGGCGCTGGAGACCCTGCCCGCGGGCGCGGTCGACGCAGGCTCCGCCGTCCGGCGGACCGACGTGGCGGGGCGCTCCGAACAGGACGTGGCCGCGCTGGTCCGGCAGGAGTCGGACGCGGCGCGCGACCGGCTCCGTCCCCGGGAGGGCAACGTCCTCCAGGCCGTGTGGTTCGACGCCGGACCGGACCGCCGGGGCCTGCTCGCCCTGGTCGTCCATCACCTGGCCGTCGACTCGATCTCCTGGCGTGTCCTGGCCGCCGATCTCGCGACGGCCTGGCGGGCGGTCGAGAAGGGCGCCGCGATCGCCCTCGACCCGGTGCCGGCCTCGTTCCGCCGCTGGTCCCAGGTCCTGGCCGAGCAGGCGCACACGCGGACCGCCGTCGCCGAACTCCCCGGCTGGCTGGAGCGGTTGCGTCCCGGCGCCGCCCGGTTCGGCGACCGGCCGAGGGTCCCGGGGCAGGACCTCGAAAGCCGCGACCGGAGCTTCACCGAGTCGCTGCCCGCCGAGTTCACCGAGGCGCTGCTGACCACGGTGCCGTCGCTGTTCAACGCCGGCGTCAACGACGTACTCCTCGCCGGACTCGCGCTGGCGCTGGGCGACTGGCACCGCGCACGCGGCACGGCGGGCGACGGCACCGCACTGCTGCACCTGGAGGGCCACGGCAGGGAGGACGCACTCGCGGAGGTGGATCTCTCCCGGACCGTCGGCTGGTTCACCAGCCTGTTCCCGATCAGGCTCGACCTGGGCGAACCGGACATGGCGGAGGTGCACGCCGCCGGTCCCGCGGTGGGCGACGCGGTGAAGCGCATCAAGGAACAGGTGCGCGGCGTTCCCGACAAGGGGGTCCGCTACAGCCTCCTGCGCTATCTGAACCCGCAGACGGGCGCACTGCTCAAGGAGGCGGCCCAGCCGGAGTTCGTCTTCAACTACCTGGGCCGTTTCGAGGTCGCGGACGACGCCGACTGGTCGGTCGTACCGGAGTACGGGACCGGTCTGGACGACACGGGATCAGGGATGCCCATGGCCCACAGCATCGAGGTCAACGCGGCCACGGTGGACCGGGCGGACGGTCCGGAGCTGCGGGCCACCTGGGCCTGGGCCGACAGCGTCGTGTCCGAGGCGGACACCCGCGAACTGGCGGACGCGTGGTTCCGGATGCTGCGGACCCTGGTCGCGCACGCCCGCGAACCCGGTGCGGGCGGACTCACCCCGTCCGACCTGACCCTGAGCTCGCTCAGCCAGCACGAACTCGAAGA